In Notolabrus celidotus isolate fNotCel1 chromosome 8, fNotCel1.pri, whole genome shotgun sequence, a genomic segment contains:
- the LOC117816948 gene encoding uncharacterized protein LOC117816948, with protein sequence MLTRQQNKMPTSGGGSSYNARFDELESKLDKILELNASTNTLLNSVVQRMDAFDGRMENLVGEMHDQGVKLDTQENRVSKLERKMQLATDYIDQLENRHRQNNLRLLNVPEREERDLPMITFLVKTLKEKWSLTLKEEDFERAHRVGPIKDNAKHPRAIIFKLHHFQKKLQILKQAKGRQDGSNFRVVTDMSAQTRARRAEFWPLREQLHRLNVKTFLRHPATLCVEDGGTVMSFGSFEEAKVELQQKYPSIIKNNP encoded by the coding sequence ATGCTCACgagacagcaaaacaaaatgccaACTTCAGGGGGAGGATCCAGTTACAACGCCAGGTTCGACGAACTGGAATCGAAATTGGACAAAATACTGGAACTCAATGCCTCTACGAACACACTGCTGAACTCTGTTGTTCAGCGAATGGATGCCTTCGATGGAAGAATGGAAAATCTAGTAGGTGAAATGCACGATCAAGGAGTGAAGTTAGACACACAGGAAAACCGAGTCTCCAAATTAGAAAGGAAAATGCAGCTGGCCACTGATTACATTGATCAACTTGAAAACCGGCACCGCCAGAACAATTTAAGACTCCTGAACGTACCGGAGAGGGAAGAAAGGGATTTGCCAATGATTACCTTTTTAGTTAAAACTTTAAAGGAGAAATGGAGCCTAACACTCAAGGAAGAGGATTTTGAAAGAGCGCATCGCGTGGGGCCAATTAAGGACAACGCAAAACACCCCCGCGCCATCATCTTCAAGCTCCATCATTTTCAGAAGAAACTGCAGATCTTGAAACAGGCCAAGGGGAGACAAGATGGGAGCAACTTCAGAGTGGTTACGGATATGTCCGCTCAGACCCGCGCAAGGAGAGCTGAGTTCTGGCCCTTAAGAGAACAACTACACCGGCTGAATGTAAAGACATTTCTGCGGCACCCGGCAACACTGTGCGTGGAGGACGGAGGGACAGTGATGAGCTTCGGATCCTTTGAGGAGGCCAAAGTGGAGTTACAACAAAAATACCCCTCTATTATCAAAAATAATCCATAA